The following coding sequences lie in one Lolium perenne isolate Kyuss_39 chromosome 2, Kyuss_2.0, whole genome shotgun sequence genomic window:
- the LOC127336966 gene encoding wall-associated receptor kinase 1-like yields the protein MAVFAVLFLILLVWMAVADAASHRYRTPGCRRQCGNVTVPYPFGVGARCHHGEDRGFQLECDDSRHPPRLTVAGYGHEVVSISLAAAEATVLLNASRACYSSVSGHVLGRRREYPMALNGSAFLFSSMKSKFVAIGCPDLAYFVDDGGYYVTGCMSVCRPSARALPGSCRGDDGCCQSNIPLGLDSYRPYIRSFGRRQQQQQGTFMANSTGCAYAFMVDALWFWYAGSHFNRTGDFAVPVVLDWAIRAAGTSCATARENATAYACRSKRSVCLDSSNGPGYICNCTGGYEGNPYVLGGCKDVDECAHKDLYPCYGVCINTPGGYLCTCPKGSSGNATVLDGCHQKDNFTTLLKAVTGVSISVFLVILVCFSALLGVQKRRMLRAKQRFFEQNGGLLLQQQLGSLASSGVAFNIFSEEEIKRATGNFDEARVLGRGGNGVVYRGVIADGSTVAIKKSRVVDEKQLKEFSKEMLILSQINHRNVVKLLGCCLEVEVPMLVYEYVPNGSLHRYIHGDGKSKALMPPGERLRIAAESAHALAYMHSSASPPILHGDVKSANILLDGDLTAKVSDFGASRLAPVDEAQVATLVQGTCGYLDPEYLLTCQLTCKSDVYSFAVVLLELLTGRKAFCPYGPEEDDTSLAFSFVTAVQEGRHREIMDGHVRDELGVQLLDEAAELVIRCLSLTGEDRPAMTEVADKIERFRSYACRNPTVFV from the exons ATGGCAGTGTTTGCAGTACTATTCCTTATACTACTGGTATGGATGGCAGTAGCAGATGCAGCATCGCATCGATATCGAACACCGGGCTGCCGGCGACAGTGCGGCAACGTGACCGTCCCTTACCCCTTCGGAGTCGGGGCGCGCTGCCACCACGGTGAGGACCGCGGATTCCAGCTGGAGTGCGACGACAGCCGCCACCCTCCGCGTCTGACCGTGGCCGGCTACGGCCACGAGGTGGTCTCTATCTCGCTCGCCGCCGCGGAGGCCACCGTGCTGCTCAACGCGAGCCGCGCCTGCTACTCCTCCGTCTCCGGCCACGTTCTTGGCCGTCGTCGGGAGTACCCCATGGCCCTCAACGGTAGcgccttcctcttctcctccatgaAGAGCAAATTTGTGGCGATCGGCTGCCCGGACCTGGCCTACTTCGTGGACGACGGAGGGTACTACGTCACCGGGTGCATGTCGGTGTGCCGGCCGTCTGCGCGCGCGCTTCCCGGGTCGTGCCGGGGAGACGACGGGTGCTGCCAGAGCAACATCCCGCTGGGGCTGGACTCGTACCGGCCGTACATCAGAAGCTTCGGTCGccgccagcagcagcagcaagggaCGTTCATGGCTAACTCCACGGGCTGCGCCTACGCCTTCATGGTGGACGCGTTGTGGTTTTGGTATGCCGGTTCTCACTTCAACAGAACGGGGGACTTCGCGGTGCCCGTCGTGTTGGACTGGGCTATCAGGGCCGCCGGGACCTCCTGCGCCACCGCGCGGGAAAACGCCACCGCTTACGCGTGCCGGAGCAAGCGGAGCGTCTGCCTCGACTCGAGCAACGGTCCGGGGTACATCTGCAACTGCACCGGCGGGTACGAGGGAAACCCCTATGTCCTCGGCGGCTGCAAAG ATGTGGATGAATGCGCGCACAAGGATTTGTACCCGTGCTATGGTGTGTGTATCAACACGCCAGGAGGCTACCTCTGCACATGTCCCAAGGGATCGAGTGGAAACGCTACTGTGCTAGATGGTTGTCACCAAAAAGACAATTTCACAACACTGTTGAAAGCCGTCACAG GTGTAAGCATAAGCGTGTTCCTGGTGATCCTGGTGTGCTTCTCCGCGCTCCTGGGTGTTCAGAAGAGGAGGATGCTCAGAGCAAAGCAGAGGTTCTTCGAGCAGAACGGTGGCCTCCTCCTTCAGCAGCAGCTGGGTTCGCTGGCCAGCTCCGGCGTGGCATTCAACATCTTCTCCGAGGAGGAGATCAAGAGGGCCACCGGCAACTTCGACGAGGCGCGGGTCCTCGGCCGAGGAGGCAACGGCGTTGTGTACAGGGGCGTCATCGCCGACGGCTCCACCGTTGCCATCAAGAAGTCCAGGGTGGTCGACGAGAAGCAGCTCAAGGAGTTCTCCAAGGAGATGCTCATACTCTCGCAGATCAACCACAGGAACGTCGTGAAGCTGCTCGGATGCTGCCTCGAGGTCGAGGTGCCCATGCTGGTCTACGAGTACGTTCCCAACGGCAGCCTCCACCGCTACATCCACGGCGACGGCAAGAGCAAGGCGCTCATGCCACCGGGTGAGCGACTTCGCATTGCCGCCGAGTCAGCGCACGCGCTCGCCTACATGCACTCATCCGCCTCGCCCCCGATCCTGCACGGCGATGTCAAGTCGGCAAACATCCTGCTCGACGGCGACCTCACAGCCAAGGTGTCCGACTTCGGCGCGTCAAGGCTCGCGCCCGTCGACGAGGCCCAGGTGGCAACACTTGTCCAGGGAACCTGTGGGTATCTCGACCCAGAGTATCTGCTGACGTGCCAGCTGACCTGCAAGAGCGACGTGTACAGTTTCGCAGTGGTGCTGCTGGAGCTCCTCACCGGGAGGAAGGCGTTCTGCCCGTACGGCCCTGAAGAGGATGACACCAGCCTCGCCTTCTCCTTCGTCACGGCTGTGCAGGAGGGACGGCACCGGGAGATCATGGACGGACATGTCAGGGACGAACTCGGGGTCCAGTTACTAGACGAGGCCGCGGAGCTGGTTATACGGTGCCTGAGCTTGACGGGCGAAGATAGGCCGGCCATGACGGAAGTTGCCGACAAGATCGAAAGGTTCAGAAGCTATGCATGCAGAAATCCAACCGTATTCGTATAA